The genomic interval GTCCTCGAAGCCTACGGGCTGACAGAGACCTGCCCCGGGTTGACCATCAATCGAAAGGAGAACGTGCGCCCGGGGACCGTGGGCACTCCATTCAAGCGATGCACGCTCAAGGTGAGCGCGGATGGAGAGCTCCTCGCGCGCGGGCCGAACATCTCCCGGGGCTACTTGAACCGCCCGGACGCGACGGCGGATTCCTTCGACGAGGAGGGCTGGTTCCGGACCGGAGACCTCGCCTCCATCGACGCGGAGGGATTCGTCCGGATCATCGGGCGAAAGAAGGAGCTGCTCAAGACGAGCGGTGGAAAGTACATCGCGCCGCTGAAGATCGAAGCGCAGCTCAAGCAACACCCGCTCATCCAAGAGGCCGTCGTCATCGGCGAGGGGCGCCACTACTGCACGGCCCTGTTCGCGCTCGACACGGAGATCCTCGCGGAGGTCGCCCGGCGCGAGGGGATTCCAGCGGACCCCTCACACCCGAGCATCGACAAGGTCCTGAAGACCCTGGTCGCGGAGACGAACTCGGGCCTGGCCTCCTTCGAGAGCATCAAGACTTTCCGCGTATCGCCTGGGCCTTTCACGGTGGACGGTGGTGAACTCACCGCATCACTGAAGGTCAAACGTCACGCGGTTGTCCGGAAGCACGCGGCGTTGATTGAGTCGATGTATGGAGTCTCGGAGCCGGCACACTGACCGTCGGCGCGGGACGACGGGCTCGAGACCGGGGCCCTGCCAGAGCAGGCCCCCGGGACCTGGAGCCACGCAGGCGGCCGTCAGCAGTTGGACGGCTTCTGGGTGAGGGCGTAGACGAAGAGCGCGAAGTTGGCCGCGAGTTCGATGATCAAGACGGCCAGGTAGGCTCCGCCCGTGGCCCACAACGAGGCAACCTGCAACATGAGCAGGCCGCAGTTGATGGCAACGGTCCACCAGCTCCCCGTCAGCACCGCGCCGAAGATCTTCCCCAGGGTCCCCGCGACATAGAACGCCTTGAGGATCCGGATGATGCTTCCGGCATCCTGCGTGGAGCTCTTCGCCACGGTCTCCACCGTGTTGAGCAGGACGGTGCTCTCCGAGACCGCCTTCTGGATGGGAGACACGAGCCGGGCTCCCACGAAGCCCACGCCGAACGCCGACAGAAGCAGGGAGAAGGCGGTCGCGGCCACCGTGACAATCCAACCGATACACTCGGTGTTGACGCTCAGCTCCATCCGGCCGGCTTCCACCTTGCCCTGCGAGGTGTGGTGGTAATAGACGTACTGGTTGCCCTCGACCTGGCCGCTGAAGGCGCCCACGGGAATCCCGCCGGGTCCCCCCACCCGCGCCAGCCCCTGGTACAGGTTGTTCCGCGCCAGCGACCGCATCTGCTCACGCGTCGAGGCGGGCAGCGCGGCCACCATCGGCTCCAGGGTTGTGAGGACGGCCTCCGCCTGCTCCTGCGTCAGCAGCTTTTGATCGGGGAAGGACACAGGTTCCGCGAAGCTCCGCTGCGCGGCAGGCAACGGCGGGTCGGCCTTCAACATCTGCTGCTGGGACTGCTCCTCCGAACCCGGGGGGGGCGTGGATTCGGACGGCGGTGTGACGACGAGGCCCGGCATGGCCGTGTTGAGGAAGACTGGCGGGTTGCCGGTCACCTGGTTGACCAGGACAGCACCGTTCCACGCGTAGAAAGCCTCACAGCCGTCGGCGTCACTCGGGTCCTGCGTCATGTACTGCTGCACCTCGCTGGAGGAGAGCGCTCGGGACCAGAGCCCCGCGGCCTGGAGGTGCCCCTGGAAGTCATAGACCGCCCCGCCGTCGACCTGCGAGGTGGACTGCGCGCCGAACAGCCAGACGGGCTGAGACAACGTCGGCTGGACCACGCCTGGAACCTCGAGGTCGAGCTCTCCGTCCAGATAGATCATGAGCGTGGCGCCGTCATAGGTGGCAGCCAGATGATGCCACGCGCCAGGGGGCATCTTCAGGATGTGTCCCCAGCCCCGCTTCCCATTCGCGACGTATCCAGAGCACGTGAGGTCGTACCCCGTCTCATCCCACTGCAAACCCAGGGTGAAACCTTCGCCGGTGACGCTGTCCAGACAGGAGAACAACGTGTGTGTATCCGCCTGATAGGGCGACGGCGC from Myxococcus stipitatus carries:
- a CDS encoding LamG domain-containing protein, with amino-acid sequence MYQYGAADVRYGQYVQFGGQCPLDLSGSSSYSIGFWLRPRAPIYDGKLLASGTSWYLGLHGLQLTFSLPGMSSRQVSELELRPDEWQYVLINFETGGTSLGTYTVYVDGTTLITGSQSNISRSTSPFVFGMSCDAQFYNMAFWSTSKSGDELKPVWDVPPSGPTLVACYSFSDGSDTDVSGNNLGPASLLNGAQVVMLAPSLRLVNSATLPSPRDHLTMCANGGPFSVHAWFYLDAPSPYQADTHTLFSCLDSVTGEGFTLGLQWDETGYDLTCSGYVANGKRGWGHILKMPPGAWHHLAATYDGATLMIYLDGELDLEVPGVVQPTLSQPVWLFGAQSTSQVDGGAVYDFQGHLQAAGLWSRALSSSEVQQYMTQDPSDADGCEAFYAWNGAVLVNQVTGNPPVFLNTAMPGLVVTPPSESTPPPGSEEQSQQQMLKADPPLPAAQRSFAEPVSFPDQKLLTQEQAEAVLTTLEPMVAALPASTREQMRSLARNNLYQGLARVGGPGGIPVGAFSGQVEGNQYVYYHHTSQGKVEAGRMELSVNTECIGWIVTVAATAFSLLLSAFGVGFVGARLVSPIQKAVSESTVLLNTVETVAKSSTQDAGSIIRILKAFYVAGTLGKIFGAVLTGSWWTVAINCGLLMLQVASLWATGGAYLAVLIIELAANFALFVYALTQKPSNC